The following DNA comes from Brassica oleracea var. oleracea cultivar TO1000 chromosome C5, BOL, whole genome shotgun sequence.
TACTCTGTTTTTATCTCAGGAAGAAAAGGAAAGACTCTCTCTCTTGAGCGATTCACCAGCGTAAGATCAGATGGCAGCACCTTTCACGTTGAGGAAGATCGGAGTTCCGCCGAACTCAGCTAACCTGACGGAGGCTCGCCGCCGTGTTTTCGATTTCTTCAGAGCTGCGTGTAGATCCCTCCCCACCGTAATGGACATTTACAATCTACAAGATGTCGTCGCGCCTTCTCAGCTCCGCTTTGCGATCTCTGCTCAGATTCGTAATAACGCTCACGTCACCGATCCTAAGGCATTTCCCCTAATCTCACTCTCATTGGTTACCACATTGACACGAAACATTTGAACGGTTTCCTGTATTGTTAAGCTGATTGCTTCATTGATGTTTAGGAGATCAGTCTTTACTTCCTATTGCGATTTTGACTTTTTTTTTTAACTGTCATCTATGTTTGAAAGTTGAAAGCTTTATCTTCTGGGTGGTCTTAATCTTATGGATGACATAGTGTCTTTTGTGTATTGGGTGGTGGGTGGAGATTTTCTCAGAGCTGAAAGGTGGGAGCTTTACACAGTTACTCTCTGCTAAAGCTGTGCCACCTTGTGGTTCCTTTTTCCTTTTGCATGTGACATTAGACATTTTCTTCTTTGCATTTTTTTTATTGTTAATCTGATTGCTTAATTGATGTTTAGGAGATTGTCTTTGCCTTATATTGTGGTTTTGACTTGTTTTAATTGTCAGCTATGTTTGAAAGCTGAATGAAGGCTTTACCTTCTGGCTAGTCTGATCATATGGATGATAAAGTGTCTTGTGGGTTTGGGTGCTGGGTGGAGATTTGCTCAGAGCGGAAAGGTGGGAGCTTTACACCGTTACTTAATGTTAAAGCTGTGCTACCTCGTGGTTCCTTCTGTATGTGAAGGATTAATAGATTCTTTCTCTTTAGTAGTGCCCTATGTTAAGATTTGGTTGTGTGGCAATCTGTTTGAGTGTTGAACTATTAGTTGAAGGCAGCTTCTTGTGTCTTTGGATGCATTGGTCTCGTGTTGTTTTGGTTCTCTTTTTAGGTGCTTTTAGAATGCAATGTATAGTATTTCCTGATGATAGTTTGTTGCTTCTGCAGGTAATTGATCTTCTGTTATTCAAGGGAATGGAAGAGCTTACTGACATTGTGGATCACGCAAAGCAGCGTCACCACATTATTGGTCAGTACGTGGTGGGTGAAGGGCTCGTCCAGAATACTGGAAGCAAGGATCGAGGGAAGTCTGATTTTCTCAAGAACTTCTACACCAGCAACTACTTTTGAGCTGGTGATTGTTTTTCTCTACTGGATTTACCAAATTCAAGAATAATTAGACATTTTCATTTGTATTAATTTCGCCAAACATTCAAGTTTTATCTGTGACAGTGTTAGCTGCGCAAACAATGCTATGATTTCAAGGTACATAATCAGCTCTCTTTTCTTTCCAACTCTTAATGTAAACTGAATGTCTATTTGACTTATGATTATCATACAATCCAAATTCCTGAAATTATCCCATCTTCTGTCATGTTGGTTGCTAAGATCTTGCACTGATGATCTAAACATTCACTCTCTATAAACTACACAACCTGATTGGCTAAAGATTACAACACACACAACAATCTAAGGAAACCATTTCTAAATCTGTATCTTCTTTCCCAAAAATATTGCTTTTGGTAAGAATCTGAGAAGGCCTTGCTTTGTGATCTCTCTCTCTCTCTCTCTTTTGGAAGGAGTGTCCCTACCGTACAATTATGTATAGAGCTGAGCAACGCACTATTCTCGTGTGATCACTCTCTTGGCCTGGCAAGCCACAAGGAACTAAGGGCCCGTAGTCGAGATGAATAATCATGTATAGCAAGAAGAGCACGAGCTGACTGACGCGTTGTTAACACTCTAATCATCTGTTGCAGTGTTTGCAGCCTCAAGTTATCAGCCTGTCACCAAGAAATGCATGCCCTATGAACTCCAATAACAGACAGATACCTATGCATAAGATTTATCTCTTTTCATTATAAGACATTATCTAACGATAACATTCGCATTTCAAATGTACCTGGCGGATAAATCCTTCAAGTGTACCTAACTGCCCCATCGCCATGGCCATCTGACCCATGTAGCTCGCAACATTATCAGACGAACTTGAACCAAGAGTTCCACTAGACAAAGTCTCAGCTAACGATTGCTGTAAACTCTCCATCCCTTGAGATAACGCATCTTCAGCCTGCTGGGACGTCTGCTGCAAGCTGTTGATGCCCACCACCTGTCGCTCTGTCATTGGCTCCAGCTGATTCGCAAGAAGCTGTTGTAAAAGTTTTGACCCGTTAGAGTTGGTTTGTTTTAGACCATCCAATGAACTTATATCTCACCTTGAGAAGTTCTGATGAACGGAACCCGCCAAGCCACAAGAAACATCTCTCAGCTGGCGTTTTCCACATTCCAGATAGTATATGGAAGACATCGTTCTTAGCTGCATTGCTTTTAATCCTGAAAAGCTCCTCATAGTGAGCCATCACTCCATCCACAATTGTCCGGAGCTCGGTATCACCAGCGTGAGCATTCAGAGCAGATCTCAGCTCGTTCATTTGCCTGTTCTTTTCTTCAAGCCATCGTGAATATTCGGCATCAAATGCCAAAGCCCCTGCAGGAAGACAAGTACACAAGATCAATAACAAACCCATGATACTCACACCTATCAAACCTAAGCCTACACCAGCTTGAACATAACATTAACTTCCCATCCAGATGCTAACTGAACTCTTGAAACTATGAACTCTAAACAAGCCTTATGTTGCCATGAGATGAGTTATGCAATCACCAATCCATCAACAAACATCAAGCCACTAGCCAATGAAGAATATGCAACTATCTTTCCTATAAGTTACAAGCCAAAGGATCAATCAGAAAACTAATGAAAAGGAAAGAAAACAACACACCATTTCCACCTGTAGAATGGGCTTGGTCTCCAGAGCTTGAGATGAAAACTCCCTAAAATTATGGAAGTAAGAAATATTAGTAATGTATGCATAAGTCTTACTTATAAGAATCAAACCGAATGAGAAGAAGAAGAAAAAAAGAGTTGAACCTGCTGCCTTGCTCTTTGCAGCTCTTGCTCAAGTTGAGTCAGCTTCAATCGGCTGTTCTCCAGCTGCTGAACATACGCCTATGGACGAAACAATAACATGTTGCAAGGTAATGGCAAATAGCTTATTCTTCTGCAGATGTTGCAAGGAAATGAGGAGGAATATACCTTCTTCCTCAGTCTACTTTTCCTTGCTGCCTCACGATTTTGAGCAAGCCTACGAAGGGTCTATGGATAGAAAAAAAAAAGATTATGCATATGAGCAATATAAGAAGATAGTTATTGATCGGCAGAGATGAGTAAATCACCTTTTGATCCAACTTATCTTTTGATCGATCACTGGAATCAGAAGCACCGGCAAGCATCATTTGCCCTCTCTCGGACTGCATGTAATTGACATCAGGAGTTAGTCCTGTGGAGTTGGCTCTACCGGTAGAATGTCCCAAGGGAACCCCGGTTCAAGCCTGCCACGAATGACACTGTAGAGATTATAAAATGACTAAATGATTAGAGCCAGATTACGAGCTAACCCCCAGATCTCTAGGATCTGTGTAGCCGTCAGTTGAGGCATCAGTCCTTGAACTGGTATCAGCCATATTGATTTATGTACTAATACTTGTTGCAGAGACAAGTATCCACGTCTGCTCCTTTTGCAGTGCGGCGATTAACCTCTGGTGCAGACACTAGAGGAAGAAAAGACTGCAAAGGGGAAGAGAAAAACATGAAGGGTAATGAAATTAACAGGTAGCAGAGAAGGGAAACATTACAAAGCTAAATCACCTTACCAAAAACAACCAATATGAATGGATAAGGAACAACCAGAGAACCATTAAATGAACGGAATGAAAAAATAAACAGTTTTAAGTACTAGTATCTTTTTTAGCTACCATAGGTTTTACATAATCCAGACAAGGGGTATATACTTGGTGGTTGGTGCTGTTTCATCCAAGTTTAAACAAACAAAAAAATGCAAAGAGGACTCACTAAGGCACCGAGAACAAAGTAAAACCAATATAGTTCTGCCCAACCATACAAGTAGTTTCTGCAACGGCCGAACCAAGTTACTCTTAGCTATTTTCTCTTAGCCAGTAGACCAGAGTTAATGTAACTGCAACGGTAGGATTTTTCTAAGCTTGGGATTCGAGTTACACGAACAAGAGATGAAAGATATTGGTTCAGTAAAACCCGGCTTAAGCCACACTACAGTAGCTTTATTAACAACTTGAGCCTCTTAATTAGGAAACAGGTTCAGAACAAAGACAACGGTTTCTGTAACTAACATCAACTGAAACCAAACCGAGGCTTGTTAATCTATCACAAGCGAGAGAACTAAGCACAGAAGCAGCAGTTCATCATTCAAAACCACCCGAAGATTCAAAACATAATTCAACAGACAAATGGAATTCAACTCATTAAAATTTAAATTCGTCGGAGAAAAAAAAAAAAGCTTAAAACTTTTTAGCTTATGAAAGTCAACTACGTCTTCGGAAAAACGCAAAGTGGAAAAAAGAGAGAGTAAGCTTTCTAATGACTAAAGCAAAACAGAGAACGAAGAAAACCTCCAAGGAGGAAACAAAGTAAGCTAAAGAGTTCGAGTTAAGGTAAGAAGCTGACCTGAAAGAAAAAAATGAAATCTTCTGTCCGAGGAAAAAGGTTGTCTGAAATCAGATTGAAAGAAGAAGCAGCGGAGACACGATCTGTAGTTTCAATCTCCGAGACGTCGTTTTGTCTACAATCAGCCCACCATCCTCCAGAAGAACATCGATCAAACTTAACGGAAATTTGCAAAATAAGCCCCGCGTAGTATTCTTATTACCTCCAGAGAGATCTGTATTTTCTTAAATAACAAAACTGCCCACATAGTTGAAAAATTAATGTCATTGATCAGCTTGCTTCCATGTGCGTAGTACTGTAAAGCACCTTTTTACACACGACTTCGTCCGTTCTACTCTACGTGCATGAGCTCACGTGACCCAACTTTTTATTTCAGGATTCTTTCTTGTGAATATTCGATTTAAAATCTAAAGATAATAAAAGCAGAGAGATTATTATAAACCCCCTACCTACTCGGTTATGGACTAACTCGAGTTTTTGTTGGTTTAGATATGGCTATCGATCGGTTTATATGGTTAAGCGGATACCAACTGAAAAGATGAGACCGGGTTTTGTTCCTCTCTTTCTTCATCTTTGCCTTATAAAATTTATAATGTATGGCTCTTTAGTCTCAGTTTTGGAGTTTATTAATTTCAGGTACAGTAGTGCTGGTGAGGCAGAGAGGAAGGTCAACTCTTCTACTACTTGATCAAATCCGAGCAATCTAAAAGAAGACCCCACCTTCTTATTTGATTAACCGGAGGACCTGGCTGCTCTTCTTTCTCTGACATTGTTTATGAGAATGGTAAATCTAAAATCTTATATCTTTAACTCATTCTCACTGGCGGAGCTAGGTGAGGACTGGGTGGGGCAGCTGCCCCCATGATTATTTTTTTTTGCTAATTTTGTATATAATTTTTAGTAATGCCCCTGATGAAAATTTGAATTTGTAACTATATTACTACTGTTTTAAAGTTTTGTTCCGGGTGAAAACTATTCCTAGATCCGCCGGTCATTCTCATTTGTCAATGAGTTATTTGAGTTGGGGAAATCAGGACCTCTTGCTTTCAATGTCGAGACCGACAATGGAAGTATCCATTCCTTGGTTTATACTACTAAGGTAACAATAAGTTGAATTCATATTCATGATGCTCTCAAGGAAATTTTTTCCATCTTCAGGTTAAATGTCACTACAAGAAAACACATGGTTAACGACGAATATTAACGAGGAAAAACAATCCTCGTAAATTTGCGTCGAGTTTACGACGAATTTACGTGAAAAACTAAAGTCATCGTTATTTCCTCGTAACGTAACGACAAAACTATTTCGTCGTAATGTGGATGTAACTTTACGAGTATTTTACGAGGAAAAACTATTTCCTCGTAAATACGACGTAAATTTTGCGTGGTATTTACGAGGGAATAGTTTACGTGTATTTAGCGAGGAAATTTTTGAATCCACCAACTTTATAGGTGTTACACGTTTTTTTTGCCCACCTAATTAATTTTCGTCGTAAATTCATAGCAAAATTACAACTACCAGATTCGAATTTTCCTATAAATATGGATGTTTAAACATCATTTTAAACACACCAACAACAAAAAACGTGAAAGAAAAAAAAATGGCTGGCTCCGGGAATATTTACGAGTTGCGGAAGTGGATGTATATGCATAGAGATGCTAACGGGAGAGTGACGAAAGAATACCTTGCGGGTCTGGAGACATTTATGCATCAAGCAGATTCAACACCGCTCGCCCAAGAAAGTGGTAAGATGTTCTGTCCTTGTCGGAAATGCAACAATTCGAAACTGGCAAACCGTGAAAATGTTTGGAAGCATTTAATAAATAGAGGTTTCACGGCAAATTACTATATATGGTTTCAACATGGAGAAGGTTTTAATTATGATCAGAATGAAGCTAGTAGTAGTAATAGCAATTTTCAGGAAAAAGAACCGGTTGATCATCATTTGCATAATGAACATAGTTACCAGCAGGAGGAGATGGTAGATTATGATAGGGTTCATGATATGGTAGCTGATGCATTCGTAGCTCATGATGAAGATGAAGAACCTAATATAGATGCAAAAAAGTTTTACGAAATGTTAAACGCGGCGAATCAACCACTTTACAGTGGTTGTAGAGAAGGTCTCTCTAAATTGTCGTTAGCTGCTAGAATGATGAATATTAAAACTGATCACAATCTACCTGAAAGTTGCATGAACGAATGGGCGGACTTGTTTAAAGAGTACTTGCCGGAAGACAATGTGTCTGCTGATTCTTATTATGAGATTCAGAAACTGGTTTATAGTCTTGGGTTGCCTTCGGAGATGATAGATGTTTGCATCGACAACTGCATGATCTATTGGGGAGATGATGAGAAGCTAGAAGAATGTCGATTATGCAAGAAGCCACGATTCAAGCCGCAAGGACGAGGACGTAATAGGGTACCGTACCAAAGGATGTGGTACCTACCAATTACAGACAGATTGAAAAGATTGTATCAATCAGAGCACACTGCTGGAAAGATGAGATGGCATGCCGAGCATACTCAGACGGATGGTGAGATGACTCATCCATCAGATGCAAGAGCCTGGAAACATTTCAACAAAGTACATCCAGATTTCGCTAGCAATATCCGGAATGTGTATCTCGGATTATGCACAGATGGATTTAGTCCGTTCGGAATGTCAGGGAGACAATATTCATTGTGGCCAGTCTTTCTTACTCCATACAACCTGCCACCGGAGATGTGCATGCAACGGGAGTTACTATTCTTGACCATATTAATACCTGGTCCGAACCATCCAAAAAGGTCCCTGGATGTTTTCCTACAACCACTGATAAAAGAGTTGAAGGATTTGTGGTCAACAGGGGTGAGGACGTATGACTGTTCAACGAAGACGAATTTTACGATGCGAGCGATGCTTTTGTGGACCATAAGTGATTTCCCTGCCTATGGGATGTTGTCTGGATGGACTACACATGGGAGATTAGCTTGTCCATATTGTAATGGAACGACAGATGCGTTTCAACTGAAGAATGGTAGGAAGACAAGTTGGTTTGATTGTCACCGTCGATTTCTTCACATTGGCCATCCTTACCGAAGAAACAAGAATTTGTTTAGGCACAAAAGGGTTGTGAGAGACACTCCTCCTCCATATCTAACTGGAGAACAAATTGAAGCGCAAATCGACTACTACGGAGCTAACGAAACAGTTCGTTGGGGTGGTAATTGGCATGTCCCTCGTAATATGCCAGATTCTTACGGTGTTCATCACAACTGGCACAAGAAGAGTATATTTTGGGAGTTGCCATATTGGAAGGATCTTCTTCTGCGCCACAACCTCGATGTGATGCATATAGAGAAGAATTTCTTTGAGAACATCATGAATACAATATTGAATGTCCCAGGGAAGACAAAAGACAACATAAAATCGAGGTTGGACTTGCCGGATATTTGCTCAAGAAGCGAGTTACATATTAAAAGCAATGGACAAGTTCCCGTTCCGATATTCAGATTATCTTCAGAAAAAAAGTCGGTGTTGTTCAACTGGGTGGCATCAGAAGTGAAGTTCCCCGATGGGTATGTTTCGAATCTCTCTAGATGTGTTGAAAAGGGTCAAAAGTTCTCCGGGATGAAGAGTCATGATTGTCATGTATTTATGCAACGACTACTGCCCTTTGCATTTGCGGAGCTACTTCCAACAAACGTACATGAAGCACTTGCAGGTACGTAGTGTATTATATCACAATAATTTACAAAATAATATATGACTAACAATGTGTTTAATTTTTTTTCGAATATAAAAGGCATTGGAACATTTTTCAGGGATCTGAGCGCACACACTCTTAAAGAAGAAGTCGTGGAACAGCTTCAGGAGAACATTCCCATCTTATTGTGCAACTTGGAGAAGATATTTCCTCCCGGATTTTTTGACGTCATGGAGCATCTAGCTGTCCACCTCCCATATGAGGCATTGCTTCGTGCACCTGTACATTACGGATGGATGTATCAGTATGAGCGAGCCATGAAATATTTGAAGGGAAAAGCAAAGAACCTCGCCAAAGTTGAAGGTTCTATAATTGCTGGAAGTTTGACGGAAGAAGTTTCTCACTTCACATCGTACTACTTTGCGTCAAAAGTACGTACACGGAGAAGAGCTCCAAGAAGATATGATGATGGTGGTGTTGCGCCAACATATGCAGTTGCTGGTGTTCCAGACATCTTTAGCCAGATTGGGCGACTCGGTGGAAAGTCTAAAGAGGTTTGGTGGTCGAGTGAACAAGACGCTCATAGTGCACACACCTATATTCTACTCAATTGCGAAGATCCATTGATGCGTTATTTTGAAAGGTAACATATATTGACACTTCGAAACACATATAAGTATAATTAATTGTATAATTGCGAGAGATTCATTCCTATAAAATGTGATTTTACAGCCTATTTGTTTCTCAAGTCGAAGAAACATTTCCTGGTATATCCACAAGTGACGTAGACAAAAGGAAAGATCAACACTTCATTAAGTGGTTGCGGAATCAGGTATTAACTAAAAAAAATTTCATACATTATCTGTATTTCATTAACATTCTCTTTATTTTTGCAGGTTGATTATGACGACGACGATGCAGATTATCCTAAGTGGTTACACGAAGTAATTCAATCTCCACTTGTAAAGGTCACCACATCACAGATGTATTTCACACGAGACTATACTTTTCATACATATGACTATGGTAGACAGCGGGCGACCAGTAACTATGGAATATGTGTGAAAGGGGAAACAGATTTCTACGGGATCTTGACGGAGATTATTGAAGTCGAATTTCCAGGGATACTGAAGCTGAAATGCGTCCTCTTCAAATGTGAATGGTTCGACCCCGTCGTCAACAGAGGTGTTCGGTCTAACAAATTCGGTGTAGTTGATGTCAACGGTGGAAGAAGGTACAACAAATTCGAGCCTTTCATCTTAGCTTCACAAGCAGACCAAGTTAGCTTCCTTCCATACCCTCGGATGAGAGATTCAGGTATAAATTGGTTAGCAGTGATCAAAGTTACACCTCGAGGACGAATCATCAGTGGAGAAGAACCACCATTGCAAGAAGAACAGATAAATGAAGTCGAGGAACCTGAACAAGAAATTGATGACATCCTTCTCATTGATCCGCATAATCACGAGTACGAAGATCTTACCGATGATGCCACAGACGAAGCTGTTGAAGACGAGTTTAATGAAAATGATGATGTTTCTAGTGATGACGAGAATGTCGATGTATCCGATTGATGTATTTGTTTTATGAATAAGATGAGGGAGTTTGTTTTATGAATAAGATAATGTGAGGTTTGTTTTATGAATAAGGGAATGCTGGGAGTTTGTTTTATGAATAAGCAAATGTGGGAATTGTGGTTTGGAATAGAAATAAAGATGAGGTTTGGAATATATGAAGTAGAAAATAAGGAATATGGGGTTTGGGGGTTTCGGATTCTAGGGATTTAAACATAACACTCGTTAATTCCACAAACAAAAAATCGTCGTAAAGGACTCGTAGGTCAACGAGGAAATAACGACGAAATATAAAAAAAAAGAACGCGGGACTCGTTAATTCCACGTAGGACAAAATCGTCGTAAATACCAAGTACGATGAATTCGTCGTAAAAACCACGTAGGATGAAATCGTCGTAAATACCACGTAGGATGAATTCGTCGTAAAAACCACGTAGGATGAAATCGTCGTAAATACCACGTAGGATGAATTCGTCGTAAAAACCACGTAGGATGAAATCGTCGTAAATACCACGTAGGATGAATTCGTCGTAAAAACCACGTAGGATGAAATCGTCGTAAATACCACGTAGGATGAATTCGTCGTAAAAACCACGTAGGATGAAATCGTCGTAAATACCACGTAGGATGAATTCGTCGTAAAAACCACGTAGGATGAAATCGTCGTAAATACCACGTAGGATGAATTCGTCGTAAAAACCACGTAGGATGAAATCGTCGTAAATACCACGTAGGNNNNNNNNNNNNNNNNNNNNNNNNNNNNNNNNNNNNNNNNNNNNNNNNNNNNNNNNNNNNNNNNNNNNNNNNNNNNNNNNNNNNNNNNNNNNNNNNNNNNNNNNNNNNNNNNNNNNNNNNNNNNNNNNNNNNNNNNNNNNNNNNNNNNNNNNNNNNNNNNNNNNNNNNNNNNNNNNNNNNNNNNNNNNNNNNNTGGAATATATGAAGTAGAAAATTAAAGATGGGGGTTTGGAATATATGAAGTAGAAAATAAGGAATATGGGGTTTCGGGTTTCAGGTTTCGGGTTTGGGGTTTCGGGTTTGGGGTATGGGGTTTCGGGTTTAGGGTTTCGGGTTTCGGATTTCGGGTTTGGGGTTTCGGGGTTGGGGTCTCGGGTTTCGGGTTTCGGGTTTCGGGTTNNNNNNNNNNNNNNNNNNNNNNNNNNNNNNNNNNNNNNNNNNNNNNNNNNNNNNNNNNNNNNNNNNNNNNNNNNNNNNNNNNNNNNNNNNNNNNNNNNNNNNNNNNNNNNNNNNNNNNNNNNNNNNNNNNNNNNNNNNNNNNNNNNNNNNNNNNNNNNNNNNNNNNNNNNNNNNNNNNNNNNNNNNNNNNNNNNNNNNNNNNNNNNNNNNNNNNNNNNNNNNNNNNNNNNNNNNNNNNNNNNNNNNNNNNNNNNNNNNNNNNNNNNNNNNNNNNNNNNNNNNNNNNNNNNNNNNNNNNNNNNNNNNNNNNNNNNNNNNNNNNNNNNNNNNNNNNNNNNNNNNNNNNNNNNNNNNNNNNNNNNNNNNNNNNNNNNNNNNNNNNNNNNNNNNNNNNNNNNNNNNNNNNNNNNNNNNNNNNNNNNNNNNNNNNNNNNNNNNNNNNNNNNNNNNNNNNNNNNNNNNNNNNNNNNNNNNNNNNNNNNNNNNNNNNNNNNNNNNNNNNNNNNNNNNNNNNNNNNNNNNNNNNNNNNNNNNNNNNNNNNNNNNNNNNNNNNNNNNNNNNNNNNNNNNNNNNNNNNNNNNNNNNNNNNNNNNNNNNNNNNNNNNNNNNNNNNNNNNNNNNNNNNNNNNNNNNNNNNNNNNNNNNNNNNNNNNNNNNNNNNNNNNNNNNNNNNNNNNNNNNNNNNNNNNNNNNNNNNNNNNNNNNNNNNNNNNNNNNNNNNNNNNNNNNNNNNNNNNNNNNNNNNNNNNNNNNNNNNNNNNNNNNNNNNNNNNNNNNNNNNNNNNNNNNNNNNNNNNNNNNNNNNNNNNNNNNNNNNNNNNNNNNNNNNNNNNNNNNNNNNNNNNNNNNNNNNNNNNNNNNNNNNNNNNNNNNNNNNNNNNNNNNNNNNNNNNNNNNNNNNNNNNNNNNNNNNNNNNNNNNNNNNNNNNNNNNNNNNNNNNNNNNNNNNNNNNNNNNNNNNNNNNNNNNNNNNNNNNNNNNNNNNNNNNNNNNNNNNNNNNNNNNNNNNNNNNNNNNNNNNNNNNNNNNNNNNNNNNNNNNNNNNNNNNNNNNNNNNNNNNNNNNNNNNNNNNNNNNNNNNNNNNNNNNNNNNNNNNNNNNNNNNNNNNNNNNNNNNNNNNNNNNNNNNNNNNNNNNNNNNNNNNNNNNNNNNNNNNNNNNNNNNNNNNNNNNNNNNNNNNNNNNNNNNNNNNNNNNNNNNNNNNNNNNNNNNNNNNNNNNNNNNNNNNNNNNNNNNNNNNNNNNNNNNNNNNNNNNNNNNNNNNNNNNNNNNNNNNNNNNNNNNNNNNNNNNNNNNNNNNNNNNNNNNNNNNNNNNNNNNNNNNNNNNNNNNNNNNNNNNNNNNNNNNNNNNNNNNNNNNNNNNNNNNNNNNNNNNNNNNNNNNNNNNNNNNNNNNNNNNNNNNNNNNNNNNNNNNNNNNNNNNNNNNNNNNNNNNNNNNNNNNNNNNNNNNNNNNNNNNNNNNNNNNNNNNNNNNNNNNNNNNNNNNNNNNNNNNNNNNNNNNNNNNNNNNNNNNNNNNNNNNNNNNNNNNNNNNNNNNNNNNNNNNNNNNNNNNNNNNNNNNNNNNNNNNNNNNNNNNNNNNNNNNNNNNNNNNNNNNNNNNNNNNNNNNNNNNNNNNNNNNNNNNNNNNNNNNNNNNNNNNNNNNNNNNNNNNNNNNNNNNNNNNNNNNNNNNNNNNNNNNNNNNNNNNNNNNNNNNNNNNNNNNNNNNNNNNNNNNNNNNNNNNNNNNNNNNNNNNNNNNNNNNNNNNNNNNNNNNNNNNNNNNNNNNNNNNNNNNNNNNNNNNNNNNNNNNNNNNNNNNNNNNNNNNNNNNNNNNNNNNNNNNNNNNNNNNNNNNNNNNNNNNNNNNNNNNNNNNN
Coding sequences within:
- the LOC106295147 gene encoding NADH dehydrogenase [ubiquinone] 1 alpha subcomplex subunit 6-like, whose product is MAAPFTLRKIGVPPNSANLTEARRRVFDFFRAACRSLPTVMDIYNLQDVVAPSQLRFAISAQIRNNAHVTDPKVIDLLLFKGMEELTDIVDHAKQRHHIIGQYVVGEGLVQNTGSKDRGKSDFLKNFYTSNYF
- the LOC106295146 gene encoding transcription factor TGA6 isoform X3: MMLAGASDSSDRSKDKLDQKTLRRLAQNREAARKSRLRKKAYVQQLENSRLKLTQLEQELQRARQQGVFISSSGDQAHSTGGNGALAFDAEYSRWLEEKNRQMNELRSALNAHAGDTELRTIVDGVMAHYEELFRIKSNAAKNDVFHILSGMWKTPAERCFLWLGGFRSSELLKLLANQLEPMTERQVVGINSLQQTSQQAEDALSQGMESLQQSLAETLSSGTLGSSSSDNVASYMGQMAMAMGQLGTLEGFIRQADNLRLQTLQQMIRVLTTRQSARALLAIHDYSSRLRALSSLWLARPRE
- the LOC106295146 gene encoding transcription factor TGA6 isoform X2 — encoded protein: MQSERGQMMLAGASDSSDRSKDKLDQKTLRRLAQNREAARKSRLRKKAYVQQLENSRLKLTQLEQELQRARQQGVFISSSGDQAHSTGGNGALAFDAEYSRWLEEKNRQMNELRSALNAHAGDTELRTIVDGVMAHYEELFRIKSNAAKNDVFHILSGMWKTPAERCFLWLGGFRSSELLKLLANQLEPMTERQVVGINSLQQTSQQAEDALSQGMESLQQSLAETLSSGTLGSSSSDNVASYMGQMAMAMGQLGTLEGFIRQADNLRLQTLQQMIRVLTTRQSARALLAIHDYSSRLRALSSLWLARPRE
- the LOC106295146 gene encoding transcription factor TGA6 isoform X1, which codes for MADTSSRTDASTDGYTDPRDLGSERGQMMLAGASDSSDRSKDKLDQKTLRRLAQNREAARKSRLRKKAYVQQLENSRLKLTQLEQELQRARQQGVFISSSGDQAHSTGGNGALAFDAEYSRWLEEKNRQMNELRSALNAHAGDTELRTIVDGVMAHYEELFRIKSNAAKNDVFHILSGMWKTPAERCFLWLGGFRSSELLKLLANQLEPMTERQVVGINSLQQTSQQAEDALSQGMESLQQSLAETLSSGTLGSSSSDNVASYMGQMAMAMGQLGTLEGFIRQADNLRLQTLQQMIRVLTTRQSARALLAIHDYSSRLRALSSLWLARPRE
- the LOC106295146 gene encoding transcription factor TGA6 isoform X5; this translates as MADTSSRTDASTDGYTDPRDLGSERGQMMLAGASDSSDRSKDKLDQKTLRRLAQNREAARKSRLRKKAYVQQLENSRLKLTQLEQELQRARQQGVFISSSGDQAHSTGGNGALAFDAEYSRWLEEKNRQMNELRSALNAHAGDTELRTIVDGVMAHYEELFRIKSNAAKNDVFHILSGMWKTPAERCFLWLGGFRSSELLKLLANQLEPMTERQVVGINSLQQTSQQAEDALSQGMESLQQSLAETLSSGTLGSSSSDNVASYMGQMAMAMGQLGTLEGFIRQGMHFLVTG
- the LOC106295146 gene encoding transcription factor TGA6 isoform X4; translation: MADTSSRTDASTDGYTDPRDLGSERGQMMLAGASDSSDRSKDKLDQKTLRRLAQNREAARKSRLRKKAYVQQLENSRLKLTQLEQELQRARQQGVFISSSGDQAHSTGGNGALAFDAEYSRWLEEKNRQMNELRSALNAHAGDTELRTIVDGVMAHYEELFRIKSNAAKNDVFHILSGMWKTPAERCFLWLGGFRSSELLKLLANQLEPMTERQVVGINSLQQTSQQAEDALSQGMESLQQSLAETLSSGTLGSSSSDNVASYMGQMAMAMGQLGTLEGFIRQVSVCYWSS